One Niabella beijingensis DNA window includes the following coding sequences:
- a CDS encoding 3-oxoacyl-ACP reductase family protein, with protein MSKLKNKVALVTGGSRGIGAAIAKKLAHEGALVVITYHAAAAKAAEVVRDIEAAGGRAMAVQADNADPLAVQEAVKKIAAQHGQLDILVNNAGIAFYDAFTNFTIADFDRITAVNIRAVFAASQAVVSCFKNGGRIITIGSCQAERMPVPGGALYAMSKSALIGLTKGMARDLGPQGITVNLVHPGPIDTDMNPAAGPHADGQRALMALSQFGSAADVAALVAHLAGPEGGYITGAGFTIDGGTNC; from the coding sequence ATGAGTAAACTGAAGAACAAAGTAGCCCTTGTTACCGGCGGCAGCCGTGGCATCGGGGCCGCAATTGCAAAAAAGCTGGCGCATGAAGGGGCTCTTGTAGTCATCACTTATCATGCCGCTGCAGCGAAGGCTGCGGAAGTGGTTCGGGATATTGAAGCAGCGGGCGGCCGGGCCATGGCGGTACAGGCCGATAACGCCGACCCGCTGGCCGTACAGGAAGCAGTAAAGAAAATCGCAGCACAGCACGGCCAACTGGATATCCTGGTAAACAATGCGGGCATTGCATTTTATGATGCCTTTACCAATTTCACCATCGCTGATTTTGACCGGATCACAGCGGTAAATATCCGCGCCGTATTTGCGGCCTCACAGGCGGTCGTTTCCTGTTTTAAAAACGGCGGCCGTATCATTACCATCGGCTCCTGCCAGGCCGAACGGATGCCGGTGCCCGGCGGGGCACTCTACGCCATGAGCAAGAGTGCATTGATCGGGCTTACAAAGGGAATGGCCCGGGACCTGGGGCCGCAGGGCATCACCGTAAATTTGGTTCATCCCGGACCGATCGATACCGACATGAATCCGGCAGCTGGTCCGCATGCAGACGGGCAGCGTGCGCTGATGGCCTTATCCCAATTTGGGAGCGCCGCTGATGTAGCGGCCCTGGTGGCCCACCTCGCCGGACCGGAAGGAGGCTATATTACCGGGGCAGGATTTACCATTGACGGCGGCACGAACTGTTGA
- a CDS encoding winged helix-turn-helix transcriptional regulator: MRKANSTNSINEDNLVRNCGVVYALSMIGGRWKPAILFSLLEGKMRYNELLKSIPGVSERMLVAQLRELEAHGLVNRIVYAEVPPRVEYELTALGRSAEAMLLGISGWGNKLRLKQEKAGRKTA; the protein is encoded by the coding sequence ATGCGAAAAGCAAATTCAACCAATTCCATCAATGAAGATAACCTCGTGCGCAACTGCGGCGTGGTATATGCGCTTTCGATGATCGGCGGCCGCTGGAAACCGGCCATCCTTTTCAGTCTGCTGGAGGGAAAGATGCGGTATAATGAATTGCTGAAATCCATTCCCGGTGTATCCGAGCGGATGCTGGTGGCCCAGCTGCGCGAGCTGGAAGCGCACGGTCTGGTAAACCGGATCGTTTATGCAGAAGTGCCGCCCCGTGTGGAATACGAACTGACCGCTTTGGGCCGCTCTGCTGAAGCCATGTTGCTGGGCATCTCCGGCTGGGGCAATAAACTGCGGCTGAAGCAGGAAAAAGCGGGACGGAAAACTGCGTGA
- a CDS encoding iron-containing alcohol dehydrogenase encodes MTASFNEILLKSPAGATTVKPVPLTAIGWDAIQQLPALLQQFGNGPALIIADPALVTLPIIRPVLQLLDQQQIAYTIYSDLVPEPTVETGQKAIDFGRSGNFKLVIGFGGGSALDMAKLVAVFIQNPGPVSAYLNLTGTKKIEHRGLPKILIPTTSGTGTEVTNISVLALERTKDVVVHDYLLADAAIVDPVFTLSVPPRVTAATGADALTHAIEAFISVNATPYSDGLALQAIRLIGSTLRQAVTDGSNREARTAMAYGSYLAGMAFFNAGVGAIHALAYPLGGQFHLAHGESNAVLIPYVLGYILPSCAARLAVVYEALGFSEATISMQEAAEKCIRVLAALTRDIGIPETLAGFQIPEAATAALAADGILQKRLLARCPMELSEEQVHEIYARAFTGIYLH; translated from the coding sequence ATGACCGCGTCTTTTAATGAGATCCTCCTGAAATCCCCCGCCGGGGCAACAACTGTAAAGCCCGTGCCCCTGACAGCAATCGGATGGGATGCCATCCAACAATTGCCCGCCCTGCTGCAGCAATTTGGTAACGGTCCCGCCCTCATCATCGCCGATCCGGCGCTGGTTACCCTTCCTATCATCCGCCCGGTACTGCAGCTCCTGGATCAACAGCAGATCGCCTATACGATTTACAGCGATCTTGTTCCGGAGCCCACTGTGGAAACAGGACAAAAGGCGATCGACTTTGGCAGAAGTGGTAATTTCAAACTCGTTATCGGATTCGGCGGCGGCAGTGCGCTGGACATGGCAAAGCTTGTGGCCGTGTTCATTCAGAATCCCGGACCGGTAAGCGCCTACCTGAATCTTACCGGAACAAAAAAAATTGAACACCGCGGATTACCCAAGATACTTATACCCACTACCTCCGGCACCGGAACCGAGGTTACCAATATTTCCGTGCTGGCACTGGAGCGTACTAAAGATGTGGTGGTGCACGATTACCTGCTGGCGGATGCTGCTATCGTTGACCCCGTTTTCACGCTCTCAGTTCCGCCCAGGGTTACCGCCGCCACCGGCGCAGATGCCTTAACACATGCCATAGAAGCTTTTATTTCTGTAAATGCAACGCCTTATTCGGATGGACTGGCATTGCAGGCCATCCGTTTGATCGGCAGTACGCTCCGGCAGGCTGTTACAGACGGCAGCAACCGTGAGGCCCGCACCGCAATGGCCTATGGCAGCTATCTTGCCGGCATGGCATTTTTTAATGCCGGTGTGGGTGCGATCCACGCACTGGCCTATCCGCTTGGCGGACAGTTCCATCTGGCACACGGGGAATCCAATGCGGTACTGATCCCTTATGTGCTGGGGTATATTCTTCCTTCCTGTGCAGCACGCCTGGCCGTGGTATATGAGGCACTGGGATTTTCTGAAGCAACGATCAGCATGCAGGAGGCCGCCGAAAAATGCATCCGTGTGCTGGCCGCATTAACCAGGGATATCGGGATCCCGGAAACGCTGGCGGGTTTTCAGATCCCCGAAGCAGCAACAGCTGCACTTGCAGCGGATGGCATCCTCCAAAAAAGACTGCTGGCAAGATGTCCCATGGAGCTTTCAGAAGAACAGGTGCACGAAATTTATGCCCGTGCCTTTACGGGTATTTATCTGCACTGA
- a CDS encoding AraC family transcriptional regulator → MKAIEQRLPQDYDKSFIVFRESGQFFPCPWHYHPEFELVLITSSTGRRMVGDHIGYFDKDDLVFMGPGLQHVWLNDETYVKGEAREPADGIVIQFVEKFLGEKFMEIPEMENLKKMFQLAAHGMVIHGVTRNRINIIMKRMPEMTGLERLSALFNIFHLLANTREYELLASPGYVQKGCWNGSDRSAKITEYIMRNFDSDISLPEIAARSNMAITTFCNFFKENYRTTFVEYLNTVRVGYACKLIAEKNKNVVEIAYECGFKNLANFNRQFKKIKKMTPTDYRRTVDATA, encoded by the coding sequence ATGAAAGCGATTGAACAACGTCTGCCACAGGACTATGACAAATCATTTATTGTATTCAGGGAAAGCGGCCAGTTCTTTCCCTGTCCCTGGCATTACCATCCCGAATTTGAACTGGTGCTGATCACCAGCAGTACTGGCCGGCGGATGGTGGGCGACCATATCGGCTATTTTGATAAGGATGACCTTGTTTTTATGGGACCGGGGCTTCAGCATGTATGGCTGAACGACGAGACCTATGTAAAGGGAGAAGCCAGAGAGCCTGCCGATGGGATCGTGATCCAGTTTGTGGAAAAATTCCTGGGAGAAAAATTTATGGAGATCCCGGAAATGGAGAACCTGAAAAAAATGTTCCAGCTGGCTGCCCATGGGATGGTCATTCACGGTGTGACCCGGAACCGGATCAATATCATTATGAAGCGAATGCCGGAAATGACCGGCCTGGAGCGGTTGTCCGCGCTCTTCAATATCTTTCACCTGTTGGCCAACACCCGGGAATACGAATTACTGGCCAGTCCGGGATATGTACAAAAAGGATGCTGGAACGGATCTGACCGTTCGGCAAAGATCACCGAATATATCATGCGCAATTTCGACAGTGATATTTCGCTTCCGGAGATTGCGGCAAGGTCGAATATGGCCATTACCACTTTCTGTAATTTTTTTAAAGAGAATTACCGGACCACATTTGTCGAATACCTCAATACGGTAAGAGTAGGATATGCCTGCAAGCTGATCGCTGAAAAAAATAAGAATGTGGTGGAGATCGCCTACGAATGCGGCTTTAAGAACCTGGCCAATTTTAACCGGCAGTTTAAGAAGATCAAAAAAATGACACCCACCGATTACCGCAGAACGGTTGATGCAACAGCGTAA
- a CDS encoding GDSL-type esterase/lipase family protein: MPAIRKYFTPGSFILLLLLGYRAYGQGQSWDTTYRPEIYPLLRDLYRSEKADTTDIVFLGNSITFWGLFNETLGVPGIKNRGIPGDITNGVLERLDDILEGRPVKIFILIGINDIARGIPDSIVIRNQQRILARIREQSPRTKIFLQTLLPTNSSFKKLSSHYNKEEHIRFVNKALRRLAAASGATLIDLYALFDDGTGQLIKELSFDGVHLTKKGYDRWIQLMKQHHYLDDIK; the protein is encoded by the coding sequence ATGCCAGCAATACGGAAGTATTTTACGCCGGGTTCCTTTATTTTACTGCTCCTCCTGGGATACCGCGCGTATGGTCAGGGGCAAAGCTGGGATACCACCTACCGGCCGGAGATCTATCCGTTGCTCCGGGATCTTTACCGTTCTGAAAAAGCAGATACAACTGATATCGTGTTCCTGGGGAATAGTATTACCTTCTGGGGGCTGTTTAACGAGACACTGGGGGTGCCGGGCATTAAAAACAGGGGTATCCCAGGTGATATTACCAATGGAGTGCTGGAACGTCTGGATGATATCCTGGAAGGGCGGCCTGTAAAAATTTTTATACTGATCGGTATCAATGATATTGCGCGCGGGATCCCGGACAGCATCGTGATCCGTAACCAGCAACGGATACTGGCGCGGATCCGGGAGCAGTCGCCCCGGACAAAAATTTTTCTGCAAACCCTGTTACCGACAAACAGTTCTTTCAAAAAGTTATCCAGCCATTACAATAAAGAGGAACACATCCGTTTTGTCAATAAGGCCCTCCGCCGCCTGGCAGCGGCATCAGGTGCCACGCTGATCGATCTGTATGCGCTCTTCGATGACGGAACGGGGCAGCTGATAAAAGAGCTGAGTTTTGATGGTGTACATCTGACCAAAAAGGGTTACGACCGCTGGATACAGCTGATGAAGCAACACCATTATCTGGACGACATAAAATGA
- a CDS encoding class I fructose-bisphosphate aldolase, giving the protein MKQYRLNRLMNPASGKCFDVAIDHGFFNEAGFLKGIERMQEAVETVVAAAPDAIQLTAGQLHHLQQIPGKGKPALVLRTDVANVYGRELPATAFSKMIEEPVLQAVRADAVCMCVNLFSIPGAPEVTAQCIDNILKLKVAADHYAMPMMVEPLVFRPNSEAGGYMVDGDLDKIVPLVRQAVELGADIIKADPCDDLEQYHKVIETAGRVPVLVRGGGKAADETILKRTRILLDQGIAGIVYGRNIIQHAFPDRITRALMGMVHENYTVEACMAVLKSA; this is encoded by the coding sequence ATGAAACAATATCGCCTGAATCGCCTGATGAACCCCGCCTCGGGAAAATGTTTTGATGTAGCGATCGATCATGGTTTTTTTAATGAAGCAGGATTTCTGAAAGGAATAGAACGGATGCAGGAGGCCGTTGAAACGGTGGTGGCAGCGGCACCGGATGCCATACAGCTTACTGCCGGACAACTGCATCACCTGCAGCAGATCCCCGGGAAAGGCAAGCCGGCACTGGTGTTGCGGACAGATGTGGCCAATGTATATGGCAGGGAACTGCCGGCAACGGCATTCAGTAAAATGATCGAAGAACCGGTATTGCAGGCGGTGCGGGCCGATGCGGTTTGTATGTGTGTAAATCTGTTCAGCATCCCCGGTGCACCGGAAGTGACGGCGCAGTGTATTGACAATATCCTGAAACTGAAAGTAGCCGCAGACCATTATGCAATGCCCATGATGGTGGAGCCGCTGGTGTTCCGCCCCAACAGTGAGGCCGGGGGATATATGGTCGATGGCGATCTGGATAAAATTGTGCCGCTGGTGCGGCAGGCAGTGGAGCTGGGTGCCGATATCATTAAAGCGGATCCCTGTGATGACCTGGAGCAATATCACAAGGTAATTGAAACAGCGGGCCGGGTACCGGTACTGGTACGCGGCGGCGGAAAGGCTGCTGATGAAACCATCCTGAAGCGCACGAGGATATTACTGGATCAGGGAATCGCAGGTATCGTATATGGCCGCAATATCATTCAGCATGCATTCCCCGATCGCATTACCAGGGCCCTGATGGGTATGGTGCACGAAAATTATACAGTCGAAGCATGTATGGCTGTTTTAAAAAGTGCATAA
- a CDS encoding SDR family oxidoreductase has translation MELPETILSLKGKDIWVIGGAGYLGQPTVTLLSKAGATVLCCDLNGRAAQLAAASGMEATVTPADINTGEEAAVKAFVEKQVAERGTPHGLVDLSFASTSKIMEDLTAADFNNVNKAITNTFLLARAAGTHMAAQQRGSIVLFSSMYGNVAPYPAVYEELGMNKNPVEYGAGKAAIIQMTRYLAVHWGRRNVRCNCISPGPFPNPRVQEAHPEFIKRLSEKTPMGRVGKGHEIAGTVAFLISEAASYITGQNILVDGGWTAW, from the coding sequence ATGGAATTACCGGAAACTATTTTAAGCCTGAAAGGGAAAGATATCTGGGTGATCGGTGGTGCAGGATACCTGGGCCAGCCCACAGTGACCTTGCTGAGTAAGGCAGGTGCAACCGTACTTTGTTGTGACCTGAACGGGCGTGCCGCGCAGCTTGCAGCTGCCAGCGGAATGGAAGCAACCGTCACTCCTGCTGATATCAATACCGGCGAAGAAGCCGCCGTAAAAGCCTTTGTTGAAAAACAGGTGGCAGAAAGAGGAACACCTCACGGACTGGTGGATCTGTCCTTCGCATCGACCTCCAAAATAATGGAAGACCTCACTGCAGCCGATTTCAATAATGTTAATAAAGCCATTACCAATACTTTTCTGCTGGCGCGGGCGGCAGGTACGCATATGGCAGCGCAGCAAAGGGGAAGCATTGTTCTTTTTTCCAGTATGTATGGCAATGTGGCGCCCTATCCTGCGGTATATGAAGAGCTGGGGATGAATAAGAACCCGGTTGAATACGGAGCGGGCAAAGCGGCTATTATCCAGATGACCCGCTATCTGGCTGTGCATTGGGGAAGAAGAAATGTACGTTGTAATTGTATCTCTCCCGGTCCGTTCCCCAATCCCCGGGTGCAGGAAGCGCATCCGGAATTCATCAAACGCCTGTCGGAAAAAACGCCTATGGGCCGCGTAGGCAAAGGACATGAGATTGCAGGAACTGTTGCTTTCTTAATTTCAGAGGCCGCCTCCTATATTACAGGGCAGAACATATTGGTGGACGGGGGGTGGACTGCCTGGTAA
- a CDS encoding aldo/keto reductase: protein MNIISQQKIGLGTVTFGREIDAAQSFRIMDHATAAGIFFFDTAAAYGQGASETIIGDWLQAHPSRAQQVTIATKLLPPYDAATLRQRVAESLRRLQRESIDLLFFHNWHPSVLYVDTLTALADLMQQGTVKATGASNFNGAQLDRLLTTQETLQLPKITAIQNNHNLAVSDLDAPLLSVCRNHQLAIITYSPLGAGFLTGKHSSSVEEGSRFNLVPGHQAVYFTDESRAQFQKLYNAAGGQRYRQIQWALAWALQHPHTDRVLVGARTVMHLDQALRAAAFDDTVFLQWLKPFE, encoded by the coding sequence ATGAATATCATTTCGCAGCAAAAGATCGGGTTGGGTACGGTTACCTTTGGAAGGGAAATCGATGCGGCACAATCGTTCCGGATCATGGATCATGCAACAGCTGCCGGGATCTTTTTCTTTGACACGGCGGCTGCATACGGGCAGGGTGCTTCCGAAACCATTATCGGCGATTGGCTGCAGGCGCATCCCTCCCGTGCGCAGCAGGTAACGATTGCTACAAAATTATTACCACCTTATGATGCTGCTACACTCCGGCAGCGCGTTGCCGAAAGTCTCCGGCGTCTGCAGCGGGAATCCATCGATCTGCTTTTTTTTCACAACTGGCATCCGTCTGTATTATATGTGGACACTTTAACCGCGCTGGCGGACCTGATGCAGCAGGGGACTGTTAAGGCCACTGGCGCCAGTAACTTTAACGGAGCCCAGCTGGACCGGCTGCTCACCACGCAGGAAACCCTGCAGTTGCCTAAAATAACAGCAATACAAAACAACCATAATCTTGCAGTGTCAGATCTGGATGCACCCTTGCTTTCCGTATGCCGGAACCATCAGCTTGCAATCATTACCTATAGTCCGCTGGGTGCAGGTTTTCTTACGGGAAAACACAGCAGCTCGGTTGAAGAAGGGTCGCGTTTTAATCTCGTGCCCGGGCACCAGGCTGTTTATTTTACAGATGAAAGCAGGGCGCAGTTCCAAAAACTGTATAACGCGGCAGGCGGACAAAGATACCGGCAGATACAATGGGCGCTGGCATGGGCATTGCAGCACCCGCATACCGACCGGGTACTGGTTGGTGCCCGTACGGTGATGCACCTGGACCAGGCACTGCGGGCGGCGGCCTTTGATGATACGGTTTTTTTGCAATGGCTGAAACCATTTGAATGA
- a CDS encoding aspartate aminotransferase family protein, whose product MEQLDQQQLTVNKDWWKESAAGVPQLITETPGPRSKEMHTRAARYMKGLSSQVKLFPVCFEEGYGVTLTDVDGNRYLDFSSGIYVTSLGHCHPKISEAIAYWAKKLMNAHDFTTPVKEKLLEKMADVLPGNLNAIQLYSDGASAVEAAIRAARAITGKHEFVSGYRDFHGKSMAAVSCAQMIRGDVFSYGPTRAPGFYMVPRPDPYRPLWTKPDGTIDTDKYIEFYDQFITESTVGNVAAFVLEPAQGWAGSIFPPDDFFPKLKAFCEKKKILLFDDEVLAGMGRTGEYLCMNHWNVQPDIVTLGKSFGNGFPVTAMVLKEEYGEALESISASSSYGGNPMACAAALASIEVIEEEGLLENVRTVGAAIMKRLEKMKAAHPIIGDVKGKGFLLGIELVKDKTTKEPFAEAGTLVYQKAFQRGLAWIPAGHILRMSPPLIMDEAYAMKGIDMIEDAIYAVEKQFGYV is encoded by the coding sequence ATGGAACAATTAGATCAGCAACAATTAACAGTAAACAAAGACTGGTGGAAAGAGAGCGCTGCGGGTGTTCCGCAGCTGATTACTGAAACACCGGGGCCGCGGTCAAAAGAAATGCATACACGCGCTGCCCGCTATATGAAAGGCCTCAGCAGCCAGGTGAAACTTTTTCCTGTGTGTTTTGAAGAAGGGTATGGCGTTACGCTAACAGATGTGGACGGGAACCGGTACCTTGATTTTTCTTCCGGTATCTATGTTACCTCACTGGGGCACTGTCATCCAAAGATATCAGAAGCAATCGCCTACTGGGCAAAAAAACTGATGAATGCACACGATTTTACCACACCCGTTAAGGAGAAGCTGCTGGAAAAAATGGCGGATGTATTACCCGGCAATTTGAATGCCATTCAGCTGTACAGCGATGGCGCCTCTGCGGTAGAAGCGGCCATCCGTGCTGCCCGTGCTATTACCGGCAAACATGAGTTTGTTTCGGGATATCGCGACTTTCATGGAAAAAGTATGGCGGCGGTAAGCTGTGCCCAGATGATACGGGGAGATGTGTTCAGTTATGGTCCCACGCGCGCGCCCGGTTTTTATATGGTGCCGCGTCCCGATCCCTATCGCCCGTTATGGACAAAACCGGACGGCACGATCGATACCGATAAATATATTGAGTTCTATGATCAGTTTATTACTGAAAGCACCGTTGGCAATGTAGCGGCCTTCGTACTGGAACCGGCCCAGGGCTGGGCGGGTTCTATATTTCCGCCGGATGATTTTTTCCCGAAGCTAAAAGCATTTTGTGAAAAGAAGAAGATCCTTTTGTTTGATGATGAAGTGCTGGCCGGCATGGGAAGAACCGGTGAATACCTCTGTATGAACCACTGGAACGTGCAGCCGGATATCGTTACCCTGGGCAAATCTTTTGGGAACGGATTCCCTGTGACAGCGATGGTATTAAAAGAGGAGTATGGCGAAGCGCTGGAAAGTATTTCGGCTTCTTCCAGTTATGGTGGTAATCCTATGGCCTGCGCAGCAGCACTGGCATCCATTGAAGTAATAGAGGAAGAAGGATTACTGGAAAATGTACGAACAGTAGGGGCTGCCATTATGAAGCGGCTGGAAAAAATGAAAGCAGCGCATCCGATCATTGGCGATGTGAAGGGCAAGGGGTTCCTGCTGGGAATAGAACTGGTTAAAGACAAAACAACAAAAGAGCCTTTTGCCGAAGCCGGCACGCTGGTGTATCAGAAGGCCTTTCAGCGCGGCCTGGCCTGGATACCGGCCGGGCATATCCTCAGAATGTCGCCACCGCTTATTATGGATGAAGCCTATGCCATGAAAGGCATCGATATGATCGAAGATGCCATATATGCCGTTGAAAAACAATTTGGATACGTGTAA
- the nagA gene encoding N-acetylglucosamine-6-phosphate deacetylase: MQAISGLQTKKTICLKGNIMTDTGFQKAVVRFENGVILSVDTQMDGEQETGALIDVGDAFVVPGFIDLHMHGIHEYLIDNGPGDLQQIAQLILQYGITSFLPTVCPRREGEDTAFLKTLAAVQSAGANILGFHLEGPFIKLTGSLVANTVAKADPRRVKALIEAAKPYRPVFSISPDLDDIADIIPLMAADNTPVFMTHTAANVEQTKAAIALGASHATHFYDVFPCPPVTEPGVRPCGIVEAILADEQISVDFILDGVHVDPIAVKMALACKSNGPGSVCLITDSNIGAGLHAGRFIFGENGEVEIAYKGAPVRKTADNTLAGSGLTMDQAVRNAMRYLGIELHQAVKMASSNPAKVLGVADRKGKITAGYDADLVVLDPEYNVLQSWVSGQQRFLKDSEELKVKSKK, encoded by the coding sequence ATGCAAGCCATATCCGGACTACAAACAAAAAAAACGATCTGCCTGAAGGGAAATATAATGACCGATACCGGCTTTCAGAAAGCAGTGGTACGGTTTGAAAACGGTGTAATCCTTTCGGTAGATACGCAGATGGATGGGGAACAGGAAACAGGAGCGCTGATCGATGTGGGCGACGCATTTGTTGTACCCGGTTTTATCGACCTTCATATGCACGGGATCCATGAATACCTGATCGATAATGGTCCGGGCGATCTGCAACAGATTGCGCAGCTCATCCTTCAATATGGCATTACAAGTTTTTTACCAACGGTATGTCCCCGCAGGGAAGGAGAGGATACCGCATTTCTGAAAACACTTGCTGCGGTTCAATCTGCAGGGGCGAATATCCTGGGGTTTCATCTTGAAGGACCGTTTATAAAGCTGACGGGCTCCCTGGTAGCGAACACGGTAGCAAAGGCAGATCCCCGGCGGGTTAAGGCATTGATTGAGGCGGCAAAACCTTACCGTCCGGTATTCAGTATCTCTCCGGACCTCGATGATATCGCGGACATCATTCCGTTAATGGCAGCGGATAATACACCGGTGTTTATGACGCACACGGCGGCAAATGTAGAGCAGACAAAAGCCGCTATTGCTTTAGGGGCATCTCATGCCACCCATTTTTACGACGTGTTTCCCTGTCCGCCTGTTACGGAGCCGGGGGTACGTCCCTGCGGGATCGTTGAGGCCATCCTTGCTGATGAACAGATCAGCGTTGACTTTATACTGGACGGTGTCCATGTCGATCCGATCGCGGTAAAAATGGCATTGGCCTGCAAATCCAATGGCCCGGGATCCGTTTGTCTGATCACGGACTCCAATATAGGAGCCGGTTTGCATGCAGGCCGGTTTATTTTTGGTGAGAACGGGGAAGTGGAGATCGCTTATAAAGGAGCTCCGGTGCGTAAAACGGCCGACAATACCCTTGCAGGCAGCGGACTGACCATGGATCAGGCTGTGCGGAATGCGATGCGGTATCTTGGCATTGAATTACATCAGGCGGTTAAGATGGCCAGCAGCAATCCCGCAAAGGTATTGGGTGTGGCAGATCGAAAAGGAAAAATCACTGCAGGTTATGATGCCGATCTGGTAGTACTGGATCCGGAATACAATGTGCTGCAGTCCTGGGTTTCGGGACAACAGCGGTTTTTAAAAGACAGTGAAGAGCTAAAGGTGAAAAGTAAAAAGTGA
- a CDS encoding 6-phosphogluconolactonase, which yields MNDFQFEASQWVPFKDKAVIEKVRAIKRADMEKHSNPDFRIHVYPDADVEFVWVTDLFTRIWQAAQQNQKLVLILPNPCPSYRHVVRLINANKVSCKNIYAFAMDEYADENGRIAPAGWEYGFTHAMFHYFYDRIDPALRPPKEQFVGFTDKNISDYGKMIEDLGGADVCYSGPGWTGHLAFIEPDAPEFAGSPEDWKEMSARIVTLSPFTLAQNSLHGSFGKSGDLSAVPPKAATIGPKEVIRAKHRVDTHSITVHGTTTSWQRLMTRLVLHGPVTPLIPESILQTLRTDVLVSETAAMDIEPDWNKGY from the coding sequence ATGAACGACTTTCAGTTTGAAGCATCGCAATGGGTGCCCTTTAAAGATAAGGCGGTGATCGAAAAGGTACGGGCTATTAAAAGAGCCGATATGGAAAAACATTCCAATCCTGATTTCCGCATTCATGTTTATCCCGATGCGGATGTCGAATTTGTGTGGGTGACGGACCTGTTTACACGGATCTGGCAGGCGGCACAGCAAAATCAGAAACTGGTACTGATACTACCCAATCCCTGTCCTTCTTACCGGCATGTGGTACGACTGATCAATGCAAACAAGGTCAGCTGTAAAAATATTTATGCCTTTGCAATGGACGAATACGCGGATGAAAATGGAAGGATCGCACCAGCCGGATGGGAATACGGATTCACGCATGCAATGTTCCATTATTTTTACGATCGCATCGACCCGGCGCTGCGTCCTCCGAAGGAGCAGTTTGTGGGATTCACAGATAAAAACATCAGTGATTACGGAAAGATGATCGAAGATCTGGGCGGGGCAGATGTGTGCTACAGCGGACCAGGATGGACGGGGCACCTTGCATTTATAGAACCCGATGCGCCTGAGTTTGCCGGAAGTCCGGAAGATTGGAAAGAGATGAGTGCCCGTATTGTAACCCTGAGTCCTTTTACACTGGCGCAAAATTCCCTCCACGGCAGCTTTGGTAAAAGCGGTGATCTTTCCGCTGTACCGCCAAAGGCCGCCACTATCGGTCCTAAAGAAGTGATCCGGGCCAAACACCGTGTAGATACCCACTCCATCACCGTACATGGTACTACCACCTCCTGGCAGCGACTGATGACCCGGCTTGTACTACACGGTCCGGTAACACCCCTGATCCCCGAATCCATCTTACAAACCCTCAGAACCGATGTGCTGGTATCAGAGACCGCCGCCATGGATATTGAACCCGACTGGAATAAGGGATATTAG